A single genomic interval of Mangifera indica cultivar Alphonso chromosome 5, CATAS_Mindica_2.1, whole genome shotgun sequence harbors:
- the LOC123217310 gene encoding GDSL esterase/lipase At3g27950-like isoform X1, whose protein sequence is MDCLRSIRKNRWKGPRKLKKITVLVVVTSFLLIVSFADTSDDCRFPAIYNFGDSNSDTGSVSATFGRVTLPNGRTFFGKPSGRYSDGRLLIDFIAQKLELPFLSAYLDALQPYFRNGANFAAAGSTIQPFDVKLLEAGFNPLTLNIQLSQYEQLKDRTNELYNQAKTSKIKSNLPIPEDLSKALYTLDIGQNDLHFFLTTMKVDQVKPSIPPIINQFALAIEKLYQEGARKFWIHNTGPIGCLPVLVIAYPPKPGDADQNGCIKSFNEIAQEFNKQLKDRVSELRTQFEDALLLYVDIYSAKYTLISEANKYGFVSPIEYCCGDHDINCWNTAIVNATNAVCKDASKYISWDSVHYSEAANHWIANRIVDGSFSDPSIPLNKACRKPL, encoded by the exons ATGGATTGTCTGAGATCTATTAGAAAGAATAGATGGAAAGGCCCCAGGAAACTGAAAAAGATTACTGTATTAGTTGTGGTGACAAGCTTTCTTTTAATTGTGTCTTTTGCTGATACTTCAGATGATTGCCGGTTTCCGGCAATTTACAACTTCGGCGATTCCAATTCTGACACTGGCTCCGTCTCAGCTACATTTGGTCGAGTCACTTTGCCTAATGGCCGTACTTTTTTCGGTAAACCTTCTGGTCGCTATTCAGATGGTCGTCTGCTCATTGACTTTATAG CCCAGAAGCTGGAACTACCCTTTCTGAGTGCATATCTTGATGCTTTGCAACCCTATTTCAGAAATGGAGCAAATTTTGCTGCCGCTGGTTCTACAATTCAGCCCTTTGATGTGAAATTACTTGAGGCGGGTTTTAACCCTTTAACTCTCAATATTCAACTTTCCCAGTATGAGCAACTCAAAGATCGCACTAATGAGTTGTACAATCAAG CAAAAACTTCAAAGATCAAAAGTAATCTCCCAATACCGGAGGACTTATCAAAAGCCCTTTACACCTTAGATATTGGACAGAATGATCTTCATTTTTTCCTTACGACGATGAAGGTGGACCAAGTGAAGCCATCCATCCCTCCTATAATTAATCAGTTTGCTCTTGCCATtgag AAACTATATCAAGAAGGGGCAAGAAAATTTTGGATTCATAATACTGGTCCCATTGGCTGCTTGCCTGTATTGGTTATTGCATATCCTCCAAAACCTGGTGATGCTGACCAAAATGGTTGCATTAAGTCTTTCAATGAGATTGCTCAAGAATTCAACAAGCAGCTTAAAGACCGGGTTTCTGAATTAAGGACCCAATTTGAGGATGCACTGCTTCTTTATGTGGATATCTATTCAGCAAAATATACTCTAATCAGTGAAGCAAATAAGTATG GTTTTGTTAGTCCAATTGAGTACTGTTGTGGGGATCATGATATCAACTGTTGGAACACAGCTATAGTGAATGCAACGAATGCAGTATGTAAGGATGCTTCAAAATACATTAGCTGGGATAGCGTACATTATTCTGAAGCTGCAAACCATTGGATTGCCAACCGCATTGTGGATGGCTCATTCTCAGATCCTTCCATTCCCCTTAACAAAGCTTGTAGAAAGCCTTTGTGA
- the LOC123216333 gene encoding uncharacterized protein LOC123216333, whose translation MEAEVSFSSIAPLVFDGENYQIWAVRMEAYFDALDLWEIVEEDCDVPTLPKNPSMAQIKMYKEKKMKKSKANACLFAAVSSTIFTRIISRKTAKSIWDYLKKEYVGDEKIRGMQVLNLIRDFELQKMKKSKTIKEYSDRLLEIVNKADYSGLNLMIQEL comes from the coding sequence ATGGAAGCTGAAGTCAGTTTCTCCTCAATTGCTCCGCTAGTGTTTGACGGAGAAAACTACCAGATTTGGGCAGTTCGTATGGAGGCATATTTCGATGCTTTGGATCTTTGGGAAATAGTGGAAGAAGACTGTGATGTTCCTACACTTCCAAAAAATCCCTCTATGGCACAGATTAAAATGTataaggagaagaagatgaaaaagtCGAAGGCCAATGCATGCTTGTTTGCTGCAGTGTCATCGACGATCTTCACAAGAATAATTTCCCGTAAGACAGCCAAGTCTATATGGGATTATCTCAAGAAAGAATATGTAGGAGATGAAAAAATAAGAGGAATGcaagttttaaatttgataaggGATTTTGAGTTGCAAAAGATGAAGAAGTCTAAAACAATCAAAGAGTATTCAGATAGACTTCTTGAAATTGTAAACAAAGCAGACTACTCGGGTCTAAATTTAATGATTCAAGAATTGTAG
- the LOC123217310 gene encoding GDSL esterase/lipase At5g14450-like isoform X2 — MDCLRSIRKNRWKGPRKLKKITVLVVVTSFLLIVSFADTSDDCRFPAIYNFGDSNSDTGSVSATFGRVTLPNGRTFFGKPSGRYSDGRLLIDFIAQKLELPFLSAYLDALQPYFRNGANFAAAGSTIQPFDVKLLEAGFNPLTLNIQLSQYEQLKDRTNELYNQAKTSKIKSNLPIPEDLSKALYTLDIGQNDLHFFLTTMKVDQVKPSIPPIINQFALAIEKLYQEGARKFWIHNTGPIGCLPVLVIAYPPKPGDADQNGCIKSFNEIAQEFNKQLKDRVSELRTQFEDALLLYVDIYSAKYTLISEANKFC, encoded by the exons ATGGATTGTCTGAGATCTATTAGAAAGAATAGATGGAAAGGCCCCAGGAAACTGAAAAAGATTACTGTATTAGTTGTGGTGACAAGCTTTCTTTTAATTGTGTCTTTTGCTGATACTTCAGATGATTGCCGGTTTCCGGCAATTTACAACTTCGGCGATTCCAATTCTGACACTGGCTCCGTCTCAGCTACATTTGGTCGAGTCACTTTGCCTAATGGCCGTACTTTTTTCGGTAAACCTTCTGGTCGCTATTCAGATGGTCGTCTGCTCATTGACTTTATAG CCCAGAAGCTGGAACTACCCTTTCTGAGTGCATATCTTGATGCTTTGCAACCCTATTTCAGAAATGGAGCAAATTTTGCTGCCGCTGGTTCTACAATTCAGCCCTTTGATGTGAAATTACTTGAGGCGGGTTTTAACCCTTTAACTCTCAATATTCAACTTTCCCAGTATGAGCAACTCAAAGATCGCACTAATGAGTTGTACAATCAAG CAAAAACTTCAAAGATCAAAAGTAATCTCCCAATACCGGAGGACTTATCAAAAGCCCTTTACACCTTAGATATTGGACAGAATGATCTTCATTTTTTCCTTACGACGATGAAGGTGGACCAAGTGAAGCCATCCATCCCTCCTATAATTAATCAGTTTGCTCTTGCCATtgag AAACTATATCAAGAAGGGGCAAGAAAATTTTGGATTCATAATACTGGTCCCATTGGCTGCTTGCCTGTATTGGTTATTGCATATCCTCCAAAACCTGGTGATGCTGACCAAAATGGTTGCATTAAGTCTTTCAATGAGATTGCTCAAGAATTCAACAAGCAGCTTAAAGACCGGGTTTCTGAATTAAGGACCCAATTTGAGGATGCACTGCTTCTTTATGTGGATATCTATTCAGCAAAATATACTCTAATCAGTGAAGCAAATAA GTTTTGTTAG